The segment AGCGCGACGATCTCGACATGCTCGGGCGAGAGCATCTGATCGTCGACGGCCTCCTCCGTGCGGCTCTCGGCGATCACCAGCGCGATCAGATCGAGGCGCCCCTCCGCCGCCGTACGGGTGCGCCCGCGCGTCATGGCATACGGCCGGACGACCGGGCCCGCGTCGTCGTCGAACCAGCGCGCGGTCTCCCGGTCCCGCGCCGTCCGGCCGTCCTGCTCACTCATGCCGCAACCTCGCCGCGCCCGCGGGGCGCGCATCTCTGCACGAGGAGCCGGCTACCCGCGCTCATGGCGTCACCCTCGTCGTCCTCAGGGGGTCAGGCCGGCCCGGGGCGCGGTGGCCAGGTGCGTGCCCACGCGCTTGACCAGCAGCGTCATCTCGTACGCGATCAGCCCGACATCGGAGTCCGCATCGGCCAGTACGGCCAGGCAGCTGCCGTCGCCGGCCGCGCTGACGAACAGGAACGCGTCGTCCAGCTCGACCATGGTCTG is part of the Streptomyces platensis genome and harbors:
- a CDS encoding DUF742 domain-containing protein, translating into MSEQDGRTARDRETARWFDDDAGPVVRPYAMTRGRTRTAAEGRLDLIALVIAESRTEEAVDDQMLSPEHVEIVALCRQEPLSVAELAAELDLPVGVVRVLIGDLLDAELVHVSRPVPPAELPDEKVLREVIEGLRAL